One stretch of Variovorax sp. 54 DNA includes these proteins:
- a CDS encoding TonB-dependent siderophore receptor, whose protein sequence is MTKRLITKMTPAPLALAVALALANAPLLARAQGAPQPIRIAAQPLAEALNDWARQTRIQLVVQQSLVAGKTAPAISGSLTARQALDRLLAGTGLAATMEGNAAVIKTAPATGGTSTLPAVNVIADGEESATGRVQGYVAKRSATGTKTDTPIIETPQSISVITADRIEAIGATNLKDALGYTPGVSTTTYGADSRYDWISLRGFDAYSPGFYLDGLPLRNNSTWGVWRTENYGAERIELLRGPSSVLYGMSGPGGVVNVVSKRPTAEPVRELQLQVGDHARKQVSGDFSGALDADGKVLYRITGLLRDAQLPAAKEADDRTYIAPSLTWKPSSDTTLTLLSQFTRTRAGVYTRARPQVGSLDATAIGTTIPSTLFVGEPGFDRFNQDQEMVGYQFEHRINDTFTVRQNARYAHQKLDYTGTQLRGFMALNPEVPNDPHNFQQMSRSVFGSRENIGAVALDNQLQADFRLGETQHKVLVGLDYQRTRIDQVTFSGGSASPLNIYAPRYGGPIALPEPYFNGITRLTQTGVYLQDQIKWGDRWTLTVGGRYDTADSTVDSRIDGSRQRIRDHKFTSRAGLVYLHPSGWAPYLSYSESFAPTATIDPVSGDPFKPESGKQYEAGVRYQPTGSKAMYSAAIFDLRRKNYISYDGEFMPKQTGEISVRGLELEATAEIASRLNLTASYSYTPRAIVTASANTKEIGRQATAVPRHRLSVWADYRFASGVKVGLGARYTGSNYGDGEAAWPSKVPASTVFDAMLGYDIDRWSLALNLRNLTNKTYLANCGYRNCYYGYPRTATATATYRW, encoded by the coding sequence ATGACGAAGCGCTTGATAACAAAGATGACACCCGCGCCGCTGGCCCTGGCCGTTGCATTGGCCCTGGCGAATGCGCCGTTGCTGGCCCGGGCGCAGGGTGCGCCCCAGCCGATCCGCATCGCCGCCCAGCCGCTGGCCGAGGCGCTGAACGACTGGGCGCGGCAGACCCGCATCCAGCTGGTCGTGCAGCAGAGCCTGGTCGCGGGCAAGACCGCGCCCGCCATCTCGGGCAGCCTCACGGCCCGGCAGGCGCTCGACCGGCTCCTGGCCGGCACCGGCCTGGCGGCCACGATGGAAGGCAATGCGGCGGTCATCAAGACCGCGCCGGCCACGGGCGGCACCTCGACGCTGCCGGCCGTGAACGTCATCGCCGACGGCGAGGAAAGCGCCACGGGCCGGGTGCAGGGCTACGTCGCCAAGCGCAGCGCCACCGGCACCAAGACCGACACGCCGATCATCGAGACGCCGCAGTCGATCTCGGTGATCACGGCCGACCGCATCGAGGCCATCGGCGCCACCAACCTCAAGGACGCGCTGGGCTACACGCCGGGCGTGTCGACCACCACCTACGGCGCCGATTCGCGCTACGACTGGATCTCGCTGCGCGGCTTCGACGCGTATTCACCGGGCTTCTATCTCGACGGCCTGCCGCTGCGCAACAACAGCACCTGGGGCGTGTGGCGCACCGAGAACTACGGCGCCGAGCGCATCGAGCTGCTGCGCGGTCCGTCGTCGGTGCTGTACGGCATGAGCGGCCCCGGCGGGGTGGTGAACGTGGTCAGCAAGCGCCCCACGGCGGAGCCCGTGCGCGAGCTGCAGCTGCAGGTGGGCGACCACGCCCGCAAGCAGGTGTCGGGCGACTTCTCGGGCGCGCTGGATGCCGACGGCAAGGTGCTCTATCGCATCACCGGGCTGCTGCGCGATGCGCAACTGCCGGCGGCCAAGGAGGCCGACGACCGCACCTACATCGCACCGTCGCTCACCTGGAAGCCGTCGAGCGACACCACGCTCACGCTGCTGTCGCAGTTCACCCGCACGCGCGCCGGCGTCTACACGCGCGCGCGGCCGCAGGTCGGCTCGCTCGATGCGACGGCGATCGGCACCACCATTCCGTCGACACTGTTCGTCGGCGAGCCCGGCTTCGACCGCTTCAATCAAGACCAGGAAATGGTCGGCTACCAGTTCGAGCACCGCATCAACGACACCTTCACGGTGCGGCAGAACGCGCGCTACGCGCACCAGAAGCTCGACTACACGGGCACGCAGCTGCGGGGCTTCATGGCGCTGAACCCCGAGGTGCCGAACGACCCACACAACTTCCAGCAGATGTCGCGCAGCGTGTTCGGCAGCCGCGAGAACATCGGCGCCGTGGCGCTGGACAACCAGCTGCAGGCCGACTTCCGCCTGGGCGAGACGCAGCACAAGGTGCTGGTCGGACTGGACTACCAGCGCACGCGCATCGACCAGGTCACCTTCAGCGGCGGCAGCGCCTCGCCGCTGAACATCTATGCGCCGCGCTACGGCGGCCCGATCGCGCTGCCCGAGCCGTACTTCAACGGCATCACCCGGCTCACGCAGACCGGCGTCTACCTGCAGGACCAGATCAAGTGGGGCGACCGCTGGACGCTGACGGTGGGCGGGCGCTACGACACCGCCGACAGCACGGTGGACAGCCGCATCGACGGCTCGCGCCAGCGCATCCGCGACCACAAGTTCACCAGCCGGGCCGGCCTGGTCTACCTGCACCCGAGCGGCTGGGCGCCGTACCTGAGCTACTCGGAGTCGTTCGCGCCCACGGCCACCATCGACCCGGTGTCGGGCGACCCGTTCAAGCCTGAAAGCGGCAAGCAATACGAGGCGGGCGTGCGCTACCAGCCCACGGGCAGCAAGGCGATGTACAGCGCCGCCATCTTCGACCTGCGGCGCAAGAACTACATCAGCTACGACGGCGAGTTCATGCCCAAGCAGACGGGTGAGATCTCGGTGCGTGGCCTGGAGCTCGAGGCCACGGCCGAGATTGCTTCGCGCCTGAACCTCACGGCCTCGTACAGCTACACGCCGCGCGCCATCGTCACGGCCAGCGCCAACACGAAAGAGATCGGCAGGCAGGCCACGGCCGTGCCGCGCCACCGGCTGTCGGTGTGGGCGGACTACCGCTTTGCCAGCGGCGTGAAGGTGGGGCTGGGCGCGCGCTACACGGGGTCGAACTACGGCGACGGCGAAGCCGCCTGGCCCAGCAAGGTGCCTGCGTCGACGGTGTTCGACGCCATGCTCGGCTACGACATCGACCGCTGGAGCCTGGCCCTGAACCTGCGCAACCTCACCAACAAGACCTACCTGGCCAACTGCGGCTACCGCAACTGCTACTACGGCTATCCGCGCACGGCGACGGCCACGGCGACTTACCGCTGGTAG
- a CDS encoding FecR family protein: MTPTSPPSEEALRLRQDVLDWFVRRQRAHWGASDEHAFQAWLSADARHSAAFREWESRWRAFDAIAPETVAGWRSGFEGRAPATPTRRGFLKPAFVLAASGMAVGAGYLGWREVQSQPVFEQAFATRRGQQLEAPLPEGSRLRLDTATRLEVRLFRDRREVTLIDGQAVFAVQSDAKRPFDVLAGPLRVRVVGTRFAVRHTPGMPGADGTRVSVEEGKVRVVRRAPDATSEVFLIAGRQVESDAQGRFSAVSAVPRDGIAPWRDHRLSFVDTPLARALAELERYGSTGLVVNDPAVAALRLSGTFDPRDARTLRRALASALPVRLKEAGPVAELVPAP, translated from the coding sequence ATGACCCCAACGTCACCACCGTCCGAAGAAGCCCTGCGCCTGCGACAGGACGTGCTGGACTGGTTCGTCCGCCGCCAGCGTGCGCACTGGGGCGCATCCGACGAACACGCGTTCCAGGCCTGGCTCAGCGCCGATGCGCGCCATAGCGCGGCCTTTCGCGAATGGGAGTCGCGCTGGCGCGCCTTCGACGCGATCGCGCCCGAAACGGTCGCGGGCTGGCGCAGCGGCTTCGAGGGCCGCGCGCCCGCCACGCCCACGCGCCGTGGTTTCCTGAAACCGGCGTTCGTGCTGGCCGCCTCCGGCATGGCGGTCGGTGCCGGCTACCTCGGGTGGCGCGAGGTGCAAAGTCAGCCCGTGTTCGAACAGGCCTTCGCCACCCGGCGCGGCCAGCAGCTCGAAGCACCGCTGCCCGAGGGCTCCCGGCTGCGGCTGGACACCGCCACCCGCCTCGAAGTGCGCCTGTTCCGCGACCGCCGCGAGGTGACGCTGATCGACGGGCAGGCGGTCTTCGCCGTGCAGTCCGATGCGAAACGTCCCTTCGACGTGCTGGCCGGTCCGCTGCGTGTGCGCGTGGTCGGCACGCGTTTTGCCGTGCGGCACACCCCCGGCATGCCGGGCGCCGACGGCACGCGGGTGTCGGTCGAAGAGGGCAAGGTGCGCGTGGTGCGCCGGGCGCCGGATGCGACCAGCGAAGTCTTTCTCATCGCCGGCCGGCAGGTGGAAAGCGACGCGCAGGGCCGGTTCTCCGCCGTCTCGGCCGTGCCGCGCGACGGCATCGCGCCCTGGCGCGATCACCGCCTGAGCTTCGTCGACACGCCGCTGGCCCGCGCGCTGGCCGAACTGGAGCGCTACGGCAGCACCGGCCTGGTGGTGAACGACCCGGCCGTGGCGGCGCTGCGCCTGAGCGGCACCTTCGATCCGCGGGACGCGCGCACGCTGCGGCGCGCCCTGGCCAGCGCCTTGCCGGTGCGGCTGAAGGAAGCCGGCCCGGTCGCGGAGCTCGTGCCCGCCCCCTAA
- a CDS encoding RNA polymerase sigma factor: MFEHYYRELLSFLSRKVPDRATAADLAQESYVRVYEAQRTGSVVRDPRALLYRTARNLVTDHHRRTSVRAGGDTAAPDEAPPDADDCIGPQTFEPDAILSSSQGMAAMVETIDRLPPRCREAFVLYKFDGLSYAEVAARMGISVRTVEMQLRIAMEACWACLERTRGSQ, translated from the coding sequence GTGTTCGAACACTATTACCGCGAGCTGCTGAGCTTTCTGTCCCGCAAGGTACCCGACCGCGCCACCGCGGCCGACCTGGCGCAGGAGAGCTACGTGCGGGTGTACGAAGCGCAGCGCACCGGCAGCGTGGTGCGCGACCCGCGCGCGCTGCTGTACCGCACGGCCCGCAACCTCGTCACCGACCACCACCGCCGCACCAGCGTGCGCGCGGGCGGCGACACGGCAGCGCCGGATGAGGCACCACCCGACGCCGACGACTGCATCGGTCCCCAGACCTTCGAGCCCGACGCCATCCTGTCGTCCAGCCAGGGCATGGCGGCCATGGTCGAGACCATCGACCGGCTGCCCCCTCGCTGCCGCGAAGCCTTCGTGCTCTACAAGTTCGACGGGCTCTCATACGCCGAGGTGGCTGCGCGCATGGGCATTTCGGTGCGCACGGTCGAGATGCAGCTGCGCATCGCGATGGAGGCGTGCTGGGCGTGCCTGGAGCGAACCCGTGGTTCGCAGTGA
- a CDS encoding PAN domain-containing protein: MKSSIRASLAGLLFAALAGHASAASLDAFATTPNAAISGNNIENLTQSTPEMCAWACLGAPRGAWCVSFDYNKTNQSCDLSDKRAADVGGLKTDYPGNPYDHYSLKPDPLKPFAHTANAAISGYNTEALQSVTPADCANACTDASRSSWCKSFDYNKTQQRCDLSDKRAGDIGGLKTDYAGNPYDHYSLIAGDGVPNPVPGNKHILLIGIDGLRGDAIQCAGCVQTPAMSALIAGGAFHGNVLAGGTKQATVSGPGWSSVFTGFWADKHGVTSNTTTLPLKKTHVFDQIKAAWPTATTAVVGDWFNITHNLRPALADFVVANAAKNSQQATDAVKGWLSWKNPPTAIFYYLHNVDVHAPSYDPLNAFYQGKIAGEDQQIQQVLTALTSRPNYANEEWLIVVTSDHGGTGSSHGGQTAAERSTLLILNNNHQNPLKPSYCLGNLGGTALTQVDGTTPHILDFLGLPNTTEGQKHPACGN, translated from the coding sequence ATGAAGTCATCGATCCGTGCATCCCTGGCGGGCCTGCTGTTCGCAGCGCTTGCGGGCCATGCAAGCGCCGCTTCGCTGGACGCTTTCGCGACCACACCCAACGCGGCCATCTCCGGCAACAACATCGAGAACCTGACGCAGTCGACGCCCGAGATGTGCGCGTGGGCCTGCCTGGGCGCGCCACGCGGCGCCTGGTGCGTCTCGTTCGACTACAACAAAACGAACCAGAGTTGCGACCTGAGCGACAAGCGCGCCGCCGACGTGGGCGGGCTGAAGACCGACTACCCCGGCAACCCCTATGACCACTACAGCCTCAAGCCCGATCCGCTGAAGCCCTTTGCGCACACGGCCAATGCGGCCATCAGCGGCTACAACACCGAAGCCCTGCAGTCCGTGACGCCCGCCGACTGCGCCAACGCCTGCACCGACGCGAGCCGCTCGTCGTGGTGCAAGTCCTTCGACTACAACAAGACCCAGCAGCGCTGCGACCTGAGCGACAAGCGCGCCGGCGACATCGGCGGCCTGAAGACCGACTACGCCGGCAACCCCTACGACCACTATTCGCTGATTGCGGGCGACGGCGTTCCCAATCCTGTGCCCGGCAACAAGCACATCCTGCTGATCGGCATCGACGGCCTGCGCGGCGACGCCATCCAGTGCGCCGGCTGCGTGCAGACGCCGGCGATGTCGGCGCTGATTGCCGGCGGTGCCTTCCACGGCAACGTGCTGGCGGGCGGCACCAAGCAGGCGACCGTGAGCGGACCCGGCTGGTCGTCGGTGTTCACCGGCTTCTGGGCCGACAAGCACGGCGTGACCTCGAACACCACCACGCTGCCGCTGAAGAAGACGCACGTGTTCGACCAGATCAAGGCGGCCTGGCCGACGGCCACGACCGCGGTGGTGGGCGACTGGTTCAACATCACCCACAACCTGCGCCCGGCCCTGGCCGACTTCGTGGTCGCCAACGCGGCCAAGAACTCGCAGCAGGCCACCGATGCGGTGAAAGGCTGGCTGAGCTGGAAGAACCCGCCGACGGCCATCTTCTATTACCTGCACAACGTCGACGTCCACGCGCCGAGCTACGACCCGCTCAATGCTTTCTACCAAGGCAAGATCGCCGGCGAAGACCAGCAGATCCAGCAGGTGCTCACGGCGCTCACGTCGCGGCCGAACTACGCGAATGAAGAATGGCTGATCGTCGTCACCTCCGACCACGGCGGCACCGGCAGCAGCCACGGCGGGCAGACGGCGGCCGAACGCAGCACGCTGCTGATCCTGAACAATAACCACCAGAACCCACTCAAGCCCAGCTACTGCCTGGGCAACCTCGGGGGTACCGCATTGACGCAGGTGGACGGCACGACGCCGCACATCCTGGACTTCCTGGGCCTGCCGAACACCACCGAGGGGCAGAAGCACCCGGCGTGCGGGAACTGA
- a CDS encoding flavin-containing monooxygenase — translation MQAEQPADAPPHVDVLIVGAGLSGIGAACHLQAQCPGRSYAILEGRERSGGTWDLFRYPGVRSDSDMYTLGYVFRPWTQAKAIADGPSILQYVRDTARQHGVDDKIHYQHRVVRAAWSSADACWTVDVEQGPDKQLVQWRCNFLFLCSGYYRYEAGYTPDFAGMADFKGRIVHPQHWPADLDHGGQRVVVIGSGATAMTLVPAMAKTAEHVTLLQRSPTYVVARPAEDPIANRLRRLLPAMAAYRLTRWKNVTLGMLFFRLARRKPARVKRMLLGGVRHALGPGYDVATHFTPRYNPWDQRLCLVPDGDLFAALNAGRASMVTDHIDTFTPSGLRLKSGRELEADIIVTATGLELQVLGGIELSVDGRRIDPAGTFNYKGMMYSDVPNLASSFGYTNASWTLKCDLTCAYVCRLLNHMQKHGWRQCTPHNAGPDLSPEPWVDFSSGYVQRSLDKFPKQGAHTPWKLHQNYLRDILLLRLGRVDDGVMAFSNRTR, via the coding sequence ATGCAAGCAGAACAACCGGCCGACGCGCCGCCGCACGTCGATGTCCTGATCGTCGGCGCCGGCCTCTCCGGCATCGGCGCCGCCTGCCACCTGCAGGCGCAGTGCCCGGGCCGCAGCTACGCGATCCTCGAAGGGCGTGAACGCAGCGGCGGCACCTGGGACCTGTTCCGCTACCCCGGCGTGCGTTCCGACTCCGACATGTACACGCTGGGCTACGTGTTCCGCCCATGGACGCAGGCCAAGGCGATCGCCGACGGTCCGTCGATCCTGCAGTACGTGCGCGACACCGCGCGCCAGCACGGCGTGGACGACAAGATCCACTACCAGCACCGCGTGGTGCGCGCCGCCTGGTCGAGCGCCGACGCCTGCTGGACGGTCGATGTGGAGCAGGGCCCCGACAAACAGCTCGTGCAGTGGCGCTGCAACTTCCTGTTCCTGTGCAGCGGCTACTACCGCTACGAAGCGGGCTACACGCCCGACTTCGCCGGCATGGCCGACTTCAAGGGCCGCATCGTCCATCCGCAGCACTGGCCCGCCGACCTGGACCACGGCGGCCAGCGCGTGGTCGTGATCGGCAGCGGCGCCACCGCGATGACGCTGGTGCCCGCCATGGCAAAGACCGCCGAGCACGTCACGCTGCTGCAGCGCTCGCCGACCTATGTGGTGGCGCGCCCCGCCGAAGACCCGATTGCCAACCGCTTGCGGCGCCTGCTGCCGGCGATGGCCGCGTACCGCCTCACGCGCTGGAAGAACGTGACGCTCGGCATGTTGTTCTTCCGCCTCGCGCGGCGCAAGCCGGCGCGCGTCAAGCGCATGCTGCTGGGCGGCGTGCGCCACGCACTCGGGCCAGGCTACGACGTCGCCACGCACTTCACGCCGCGCTACAACCCGTGGGACCAGCGCCTGTGCCTCGTGCCCGACGGCGACCTGTTCGCCGCGCTCAACGCAGGGCGCGCATCGATGGTCACGGACCACATCGACACCTTCACGCCCAGTGGCCTGCGCCTGAAGTCGGGCCGCGAACTGGAGGCCGACATCATCGTCACCGCCACCGGCCTCGAGCTGCAGGTGCTCGGCGGCATCGAACTGAGCGTGGACGGCCGCCGCATCGACCCTGCCGGCACCTTCAACTACAAGGGAATGATGTACAGCGACGTGCCCAACCTGGCCTCGTCCTTCGGCTACACCAACGCCTCGTGGACGCTCAAGTGCGACCTGACCTGCGCCTACGTCTGCCGGCTCTTGAATCACATGCAGAAGCACGGCTGGCGGCAATGCACGCCGCACAACGCCGGCCCCGATCTGTCGCCCGAACCCTGGGTCGATTTCAGCTCGGGCTACGTGCAGCGCTCGCTCGACAAGTTTCCGAAACAAGGCGCGCACACGCCGTGGAAGCTGCACCAGAACTACCTGCGCGACATCCTCCTGCTGCGCCTCGGGCGCGTGGACGATGGGGTGATGGCGTTCTCGAATCGCACGCGATAG
- a CDS encoding MFS transporter — protein sequence MAQIGKAPCDDTLILHGANPPTEEGVCPEASKPWVLAAAIVGSSMAFIDGTVVNVALPAIQADLHATAFQAQWVVESYALLLAALLLVGGALGDRYGRRRIFAIGVVVFALSSVGCALAADVQQLIAARAVQGIGGALLVPGSLALISAAFPEKERGKAIGTWSGFSGITAAVGPVLGGFLVDHFSWIWAFLINVPMALLVLWIVRRHVPESKGAAARGGLDLWGALLATAGLGGIVYAFIEAPTQSWRSPAVLAALAIGVVGSVGFVIAERRARTPMLPLSLLRIGNFSGANLLTLLLYAALGGGLYFFPLNLIQVQGYSATVAGAALLPFIFLMFALSGWAGQLVDRFGPRLPLVIGPAIAAVGFALFALPGVGASYWSGFLPAVVVLGFGMTVTVAPLTTTVMNAVGPDLAGVASGVNNAVSRAAAVLAIAVFGAIMAWAFDAALAERLQAMGASDEVRSFLAAERDRLAAAGAPPGADAATVAAVKRAVAESFVAGFRWVMLLSAGLAVLSAVSAWLMIRRTPTDNPDNNKP from the coding sequence ATGGCACAGATCGGCAAGGCGCCCTGCGACGACACGCTGATCCTGCATGGGGCGAATCCACCCACGGAAGAGGGCGTCTGCCCCGAAGCTTCGAAGCCCTGGGTGCTCGCCGCGGCCATCGTCGGCTCGAGCATGGCCTTCATCGACGGCACCGTGGTCAACGTTGCCTTGCCTGCCATCCAGGCCGACCTGCACGCCACGGCCTTCCAGGCGCAATGGGTGGTCGAGTCGTATGCCCTGTTGCTCGCGGCGCTGCTGCTGGTGGGCGGCGCGCTCGGCGACCGCTACGGACGGCGGCGCATCTTTGCCATCGGCGTCGTCGTGTTCGCCCTGTCGTCGGTGGGCTGCGCGCTCGCGGCCGACGTGCAGCAGCTCATCGCCGCACGCGCGGTTCAGGGCATCGGCGGCGCGCTGCTGGTGCCGGGCAGCCTGGCGCTCATCAGCGCCGCCTTTCCCGAGAAGGAGCGCGGCAAGGCCATCGGCACCTGGTCGGGCTTCAGCGGCATCACGGCGGCGGTGGGGCCGGTGCTGGGTGGCTTTCTCGTCGATCACTTCTCGTGGATCTGGGCCTTTCTCATCAACGTGCCGATGGCGCTGCTCGTGCTGTGGATCGTGCGCCGTCACGTGCCCGAGAGCAAAGGCGCTGCGGCGCGCGGCGGGCTCGACCTGTGGGGCGCGCTGCTGGCAACCGCCGGGCTGGGTGGCATCGTCTATGCCTTCATCGAGGCGCCGACGCAGAGCTGGCGTTCGCCGGCCGTGCTTGCGGCGCTGGCCATCGGTGTCGTGGGCAGCGTGGGCTTCGTCATCGCCGAACGCCGGGCGCGCACGCCGATGCTGCCGCTGTCGCTGCTGCGCATCGGCAACTTCAGCGGTGCGAACCTGCTGACGCTGCTGCTGTATGCGGCGCTGGGCGGCGGGCTGTATTTCTTTCCGCTCAACCTGATCCAGGTGCAGGGCTACTCGGCCACGGTGGCGGGCGCAGCGCTGCTGCCGTTCATCTTTCTCATGTTCGCGCTCTCGGGCTGGGCCGGGCAACTGGTCGACCGCTTCGGGCCGCGCCTGCCGCTGGTCATCGGGCCGGCCATCGCGGCCGTGGGCTTTGCGCTGTTCGCGCTGCCTGGCGTGGGCGCGAGCTACTGGAGCGGCTTTCTGCCCGCTGTGGTGGTGCTGGGCTTCGGCATGACGGTGACGGTCGCGCCGCTCACCACCACGGTCATGAACGCCGTGGGGCCTGACCTTGCGGGCGTGGCTTCGGGCGTGAACAACGCGGTGTCGCGCGCGGCGGCGGTGCTGGCGATTGCGGTGTTCGGCGCCATCATGGCCTGGGCCTTCGACGCGGCGCTGGCCGAGCGGCTGCAGGCGATGGGCGCGTCGGACGAGGTGCGATCTTTTCTTGCGGCCGAGCGCGACCGATTGGCAGCGGCCGGCGCGCCGCCGGGGGCCGATGCGGCCACCGTTGCCGCCGTGAAGCGTGCCGTGGCCGAATCTTTCGTCGCGGGCTTCCGCTGGGTGATGCTGCTGAGCGCCGGCCTGGCCGTGCTGAGTGCGGTGAGCGCCTGGCTGATGATCCGCCGCACGCCCACGGACAACCCGGACAACAACAAGCCATGA
- a CDS encoding PqiC family protein: protein MKTTTFALACAAALVVLTGCASKPDSYYTLASPPALTDAAPRVPNAASPMYIELAPVAVPERLARPQMVVRRPTGGVQVDVLEQHRWASSFENELRDALGSGIAGRLGALDVTQGGRQTSQPVWRVAVQVRQFDLVDGGRVDAGFSWTLRRSDEARTVVCRLDAGEATGSGMDALAQGAQRVTAAAAAAMARSVSAAQANPGATACAI, encoded by the coding sequence ATGAAGACGACGACCTTCGCTCTCGCGTGTGCCGCCGCGCTGGTGGTGCTGACAGGCTGCGCGAGCAAGCCCGACAGCTACTACACGCTGGCCAGCCCGCCCGCGCTCACCGACGCGGCGCCTCGCGTTCCCAATGCGGCGTCGCCGATGTACATCGAGCTCGCCCCCGTGGCCGTGCCCGAGCGGCTCGCACGCCCGCAGATGGTGGTGCGCCGCCCGACCGGCGGCGTGCAGGTCGACGTGCTCGAGCAGCACCGCTGGGCCTCGTCGTTCGAGAACGAGCTGCGCGATGCGCTCGGCAGCGGCATCGCCGGCCGGCTCGGCGCACTCGACGTGACGCAGGGCGGCCGCCAGACCTCGCAGCCCGTGTGGCGCGTCGCGGTGCAGGTGCGCCAGTTCGACCTGGTGGACGGCGGGCGCGTGGACGCCGGCTTCAGCTGGACGCTGCGCCGTTCCGACGAAGCGCGCACGGTGGTGTGCCGGCTCGACGCGGGCGAGGCGACCGGCAGCGGCATGGATGCGTTGGCGCAGGGCGCGCAGCGCGTGACGGCGGCGGCAGCCGCGGCCATGGCACGCAGTGTGAGTGCGGCGCAGGCCAACCCGGGCGCGACGGCGTGCGCGATCTGA
- a CDS encoding PqiB family protein — MSDEDTQPQDRPAASAPPALPKPKVARRREWLPSLIWLIPIVAALVGVTLVAKILMGRGPEIVLTFKTAEGLEAGKTAVKYKDVQIGLVQSLRLARDRSHVRVLVQLNKDAEGFTSTDSRYWVVRPRLDTSGISGLGTLLSGAYIGADAGVEKETSGEFTGLEVPPIVTRGDSGQQFLLRARDVGSLDVGSPVYFRRIKVGQVAAYELDGDGRGVTLRVFVNAPYDKFVGMNTRFWPASGIDAQLSASGFTLRTQSLATILLGGIAFQAPDDAMGPLAKENTAFVLAQDETSAMKEPDGPSQTLLMYFNQSLRGLTPGAPVDFRGVVLGEVKSIGVEFDRAEREFRMPVLVQIYPDRLRRRESGAGAQETESRATQQERLRFLTEKGLRAQLRNGNLLTGQVYVALDFFPKAPPAKIDLSKSPIELPTIANGLDEIQTQVQEIATKLNKVPYEQIAGDLRTTLATLNKTLASTEQTVNRINTDVTPELAAAMKDVRKTVNSAERTLADDSPLQQDMRQTLRELTRAAGSVRILTDYLERHPESLLRGKPDDKK, encoded by the coding sequence ATGAGTGACGAAGACACGCAACCGCAAGACCGTCCGGCAGCGTCGGCCCCGCCCGCGCTGCCGAAACCGAAAGTGGCGCGCCGCCGCGAGTGGCTGCCCTCGCTGATCTGGCTGATTCCCATCGTCGCCGCGCTGGTCGGCGTGACGCTGGTGGCCAAGATCCTCATGGGGCGCGGCCCCGAGATCGTGCTCACCTTCAAGACGGCCGAGGGCCTCGAAGCCGGCAAGACCGCCGTGAAATACAAGGACGTGCAGATCGGCCTCGTGCAGAGCCTTCGGCTGGCGCGCGACCGCTCGCACGTGCGCGTGCTGGTGCAGCTCAACAAGGACGCCGAGGGCTTCACCTCGACCGACTCGCGCTACTGGGTGGTGCGGCCCCGGCTCGACACTTCGGGCATCTCGGGCCTGGGCACGCTGCTGTCGGGCGCCTACATCGGCGCCGACGCGGGCGTCGAGAAAGAAACCTCGGGCGAATTCACCGGCCTCGAAGTGCCGCCCATCGTCACGCGCGGCGACTCGGGCCAGCAGTTCTTGCTGCGTGCGCGCGACGTGGGCTCGCTCGACGTCGGTTCGCCCGTGTACTTCCGGCGCATCAAGGTCGGGCAGGTCGCGGCCTACGAACTCGACGGCGACGGCCGCGGCGTCACGCTGCGGGTGTTCGTGAACGCGCCGTACGACAAGTTCGTCGGCATGAACACGCGCTTCTGGCCCGCCAGCGGCATCGACGCGCAGCTGAGCGCCAGCGGCTTCACGCTGCGCACGCAATCGCTGGCGACCATCCTGCTCGGCGGCATCGCCTTCCAGGCGCCCGACGACGCCATGGGCCCGCTGGCCAAGGAGAACACGGCCTTCGTGCTGGCGCAGGACGAAACCTCCGCCATGAAGGAGCCCGACGGCCCTTCGCAGACGCTGCTGATGTACTTCAACCAGTCGCTGCGCGGCCTCACGCCGGGCGCGCCGGTCGACTTCCGCGGCGTGGTGCTGGGCGAGGTGAAATCCATCGGCGTCGAGTTCGACCGCGCCGAGCGCGAGTTCCGCATGCCGGTGCTGGTGCAGATCTACCCCGACCGTCTGCGCCGCCGCGAGAGCGGTGCCGGTGCGCAGGAGACGGAGTCGCGCGCGACGCAGCAGGAGCGGCTGCGCTTCCTGACCGAGAAGGGCCTGCGCGCCCAGCTGCGCAACGGCAACCTGCTGACCGGCCAGGTCTACGTGGCGCTCGACTTCTTCCCGAAGGCGCCGCCCGCGAAGATCGACCTGTCGAAGAGCCCGATCGAGCTGCCGACCATCGCCAACGGCCTGGATGAAATCCAGACGCAGGTGCAGGAAATCGCCACCAAGCTCAACAAGGTGCCGTATGAGCAGATCGCCGGCGACCTGCGCACCACGCTGGCCACGCTCAACAAGACGCTCGCCAGCACCGAGCAGACCGTGAACCGCATCAACACCGACGTGACGCCCGAGCTGGCCGCGGCCATGAAGGACGTGCGCAAGACCGTCAACTCGGCCGAACGCACGCTGGCCGACGACTCGCCGCTGCAGCAGGACATGCGCCAGACCTTGCGCGAGCTGACGCGCGCCGCAGGCTCGGTGCGCATCCTGACCGACTACCTCGAACGCCATCCCGAATCGCTGCTGCGCGGCAAACCGGACGACAAGAAATGA